The Brachybacterium huguangmaarense genome contains a region encoding:
- the nusB gene encoding transcription antitermination factor NusB → MPDSRTPDPLNLPIPGREGEEVELLRTYPANTKRLSSRTRERIRAVDVLYEADARSLPVLEVLAQRRLRTATQTPLPERSAALVRVAAEHADQIDEQLETHSRDWPLTRMPAVDRALLRLGAGEILFDAPAEDVGPIIGEYASIARELSTEDSPRFVNALLQRLADLRGLLG, encoded by the coding sequence GTGCCCGACTCCCGCACGCCGGACCCCCTCAACCTGCCGATCCCCGGCCGCGAGGGCGAAGAGGTCGAGCTCCTGCGCACCTATCCGGCCAACACCAAGCGCCTGTCCTCGCGCACGCGTGAGCGGATCCGCGCCGTCGACGTCCTCTACGAGGCCGACGCGCGCTCCCTGCCCGTGCTCGAGGTGCTCGCGCAGCGACGGCTGCGCACGGCGACCCAGACCCCGCTGCCCGAGCGCTCCGCCGCCCTCGTGCGCGTCGCCGCCGAGCACGCCGACCAGATCGACGAGCAGCTCGAGACCCACAGCCGCGACTGGCCGCTGACGCGCATGCCGGCCGTCGACCGGGCGCTCCTGCGCCTCGGGGCCGGCGAGATCCTGTTCGACGCCCCCGCCGAGGACGTCGGCCCCATCATCGGGGAGTACGCCTCGATCGCGCGCGAGCTCTCCACGGAGGACTCCCCGCGGTTCGTCAACGCGCTCCTGCAGCGCCTCGCCGACCTGCGGGGCCTGCTCGGCTGA
- the carA gene encoding glutamine-hydrolyzing carbamoyl-phosphate synthase small subunit, with product MTTTAPAPVGPARRPRPEPAVLVLEDGTTFTGEAYGARGARLGEVVFATGMTGYQETITDPSYAGQIVVQTAPHIGNTGANAEDMESGRVWVRGYVVREAARRASNWRSEQTLDDLLADSGVVGISGIDTRQLTRRLRELGSVRGGVFSGAELEGADTAGLLERVRSEPQMTGASFVDEVTIAQPIVLEPEGEAIGTVAAVDLGIKGATPRHMVARGLRVHLLPATTTLPELLATEPDAVFFSNGPGDPATADAQVELLRGVLDAGIPYFGICFGNQLLGRALGFGTYKLRYGHRGINQPVLDVTTGKVEITAQNHGFAVDIPIRGEHTAPYDGGRYGRVMVSHIGLNDDVVEGIACLDIPAYSVQYHPEAASGPHDASYLFDRLVDLVSKES from the coding sequence ATGACCACCACCGCCCCCGCCCCCGTCGGCCCCGCGCGGCGCCCCCGCCCCGAGCCGGCCGTGCTCGTCCTCGAGGACGGCACCACCTTCACCGGCGAGGCGTACGGCGCGCGCGGCGCCCGCCTCGGGGAGGTCGTCTTCGCGACCGGCATGACCGGCTACCAGGAGACGATCACCGACCCCTCCTACGCGGGCCAGATCGTCGTGCAGACCGCGCCGCACATCGGCAACACGGGCGCCAACGCCGAGGACATGGAGTCCGGGCGGGTGTGGGTGCGCGGCTACGTCGTGCGCGAGGCCGCGCGCCGCGCCTCGAACTGGCGCAGCGAGCAGACCCTCGACGACCTGCTCGCCGACTCCGGCGTGGTCGGCATCAGCGGCATCGACACCCGTCAGCTCACGCGCCGCCTGCGCGAGCTCGGCTCGGTGCGCGGAGGCGTCTTCTCCGGCGCCGAGCTCGAGGGCGCCGACACCGCCGGCCTGCTCGAGCGGGTGCGCTCCGAGCCCCAGATGACGGGCGCGAGCTTCGTCGACGAGGTCACGATCGCCCAGCCGATCGTGCTCGAGCCCGAGGGCGAGGCGATCGGGACCGTCGCCGCCGTCGACCTCGGCATCAAGGGCGCGACCCCGCGGCACATGGTCGCGCGCGGCCTGCGCGTGCACCTGCTGCCCGCGACCACGACCCTGCCCGAGCTGCTCGCGACCGAGCCCGACGCCGTCTTCTTCTCCAACGGCCCCGGCGACCCCGCGACCGCCGACGCCCAGGTCGAGCTGCTGCGCGGCGTGCTCGACGCGGGCATCCCGTACTTCGGGATCTGCTTCGGCAACCAGCTGCTCGGACGCGCCCTCGGCTTCGGCACCTACAAGCTGCGCTACGGCCACCGCGGCATCAACCAGCCCGTGCTCGACGTGACCACCGGCAAGGTCGAGATCACGGCGCAGAACCACGGCTTCGCCGTCGACATCCCGATCCGGGGCGAGCACACGGCGCCCTACGACGGCGGCCGCTACGGGCGCGTCATGGTCTCCCACATCGGGCTCAACGACGACGTGGTCGAGGGCATCGCATGCCTCGACATCCCCGCCTACTCCGTCCAGTACCATCCCGAGGCGGCGTCGGGCCCCCACGACGCCTCCTACCTCTTCGACCGCCTCGTCGACCTCGTCTCCAAGGAATCCTGA
- a CDS encoding aspartate carbamoyltransferase catalytic subunit, producing MRHFISIADLSRADAIAVLDTAEQMAATQSRSIRKLPTLVGTTVVNLFMEDSTRTRISFEAAAKRLSADVINFSAKGSSLSKGESLKDTALTLQAMGADAIVVRSPSSGAAHLLAHAGWVTQPIVNAGDGTHEHPTQAMLDAFTLRRHLAGDDASGQGLDGRHVVIVGDILHSRVARSNVLLLTLLGARVTLVAPPSLVPVGASAWPCEVVYDLDEALAAGTDAVMMLRVQRERMIGGGFFPTPAEYTRRFCLTTSRAARLDDHAIVLHPGPMNRGFEIAGDVADSPRSVIVEQVAAGVSVRMAVLYQLLASTTQES from the coding sequence ATGAGGCACTTCATCTCCATCGCGGACCTCTCGCGCGCCGACGCGATCGCGGTGCTCGACACCGCCGAGCAGATGGCCGCGACCCAGTCCCGCTCGATCCGTAAGCTGCCGACCCTCGTCGGCACGACCGTCGTCAACCTCTTCATGGAGGACTCGACGCGCACCCGGATCAGCTTCGAGGCCGCCGCCAAGCGGCTCTCGGCCGACGTCATCAACTTCTCGGCCAAGGGCTCGAGCCTGTCCAAGGGCGAGTCGCTCAAGGACACGGCCCTCACGCTCCAGGCGATGGGCGCCGACGCGATCGTGGTGCGCTCGCCCTCGTCGGGCGCCGCGCACCTGCTGGCACACGCCGGCTGGGTCACCCAGCCGATCGTCAACGCGGGCGACGGCACCCACGAGCATCCCACCCAGGCGATGCTCGACGCCTTCACCCTGCGCCGCCACCTCGCGGGCGACGACGCCTCCGGGCAGGGCCTGGACGGACGCCACGTCGTGATCGTCGGGGACATCCTGCACTCCCGCGTGGCCCGCTCCAACGTGCTCCTGCTGACCCTTCTGGGCGCACGCGTGACCCTCGTGGCCCCGCCCTCGCTCGTGCCGGTGGGCGCCTCCGCGTGGCCCTGCGAGGTCGTCTACGACCTCGACGAGGCCCTCGCCGCGGGGACCGACGCGGTCATGATGCTGCGCGTCCAGCGCGAGCGCATGATCGGCGGCGGCTTCTTCCCCACGCCCGCGGAGTACACGCGCCGCTTCTGCCTGACCACGTCGCGCGCCGCCCGCCTCGATGACCACGCGATCGTCCTGCACCCCGGCCCCATGAACCGCGGCTTCGAGATCGCGGGCGACGTCGCCGACTCCCCGCGCAGCGTCATCGTCGAGCAGGTCGCCGCGGGCGTGAGCGTCCGCATGGCCGTGCTCTACCAGCTGCTCGCCTCGACCACCCAGGAGTCCTGA
- the pyrR gene encoding bifunctional pyr operon transcriptional regulator/uracil phosphoribosyltransferase PyrR: protein MTTTEGTDDVTVLGPDEIRRALTRIAHEIVESGHGADDIVLLGIPHRGVPLAARLARAVCEAEGAGRDPEQMSGALDITMYRDDLRDHPMRAPHRTVIPARGIDGRIVVLVDDVLYSGRTVRAALDALGAIGRPAAVRLAVLVDRGHRELPIRADHVGKNLPTSRAERVDVHLTETDGEDAVTIERGRAAQA from the coding sequence ATGACCACCACCGAGGGCACGGACGACGTGACCGTGCTCGGGCCCGACGAGATCCGTCGCGCCCTGACCCGCATCGCCCACGAGATCGTCGAGTCCGGGCACGGGGCCGACGACATCGTCCTGCTGGGCATCCCGCACCGCGGCGTGCCGCTCGCGGCACGCCTGGCCCGCGCCGTCTGCGAGGCCGAGGGCGCCGGGCGCGACCCCGAGCAGATGAGCGGCGCGCTCGACATCACGATGTACCGCGACGACCTGCGGGACCACCCCATGCGCGCACCCCACCGCACCGTCATCCCGGCCCGCGGCATCGACGGCCGCATCGTCGTGCTCGTCGACGACGTGCTCTACTCCGGCCGCACCGTGCGGGCCGCCCTCGACGCCCTGGGCGCGATCGGCCGGCCCGCCGCCGTGCGCCTGGCCGTGCTCGTCGACCGCGGTCACCGCGAGCTGCCGATCCGCGCCGATCACGTCGGCAAGAACCTGCCGACCTCGCGCGCCGAGCGCGTGGACGTGCACCTGACGGAGACCGACGGCGAGGACGCCGTGACCATCGAGCGCGGACGGGCGGCCCAGGCATGA
- a CDS encoding PH-like domain-containing protein, which produces MSQAAPVVVLAVVFCVLVGLMYLGWRRRAARQGDLPALTPPPAPPGGAGRRAEGVYVATTLAEQPLERVTARGLGARSRAVLGETEHDGGPALQVDRQGAAGFLIPWADVRSVHTAPGMVGKWIGGDGLLVIRWQLGETLLDTGFRLDERADQDRVLALADQHLPATAPAAGPPGPSDVADPQPPEELS; this is translated from the coding sequence ATGAGCCAGGCCGCACCCGTGGTCGTCCTGGCCGTGGTCTTCTGCGTGCTCGTCGGCCTCATGTACCTCGGCTGGCGCCGCCGCGCCGCGCGCCAGGGCGACCTGCCCGCGCTCACGCCTCCGCCGGCACCGCCCGGGGGAGCGGGCCGCCGCGCCGAGGGCGTCTACGTCGCCACCACCCTCGCCGAGCAGCCTCTCGAACGGGTCACCGCGCGCGGGCTCGGCGCCCGCAGCCGCGCCGTCCTCGGCGAGACCGAGCACGACGGCGGGCCGGCCCTGCAGGTCGACCGGCAGGGCGCCGCGGGGTTCCTCATCCCCTGGGCGGACGTCCGCTCGGTCCACACCGCGCCCGGCATGGTCGGCAAGTGGATCGGCGGCGACGGTCTGCTCGTCATCCGCTGGCAGCTGGGGGAGACCCTCCTGGACACCGGCTTCCGCCTCGACGAGCGCGCGGACCAGGACCGCGTCCTCGCCCTCGCCGACCAGCACCTGCCCGCCACCGCCCCCGCGGCGGGCCCTCCTGGCCCATCCGACGTCGCCGACCCGCAGCCTCCCGAGGAGCTCTCATGA
- a CDS encoding dihydroorotase, protein MTALLLRGGSPYGQGTADVLIADGLIAAVGPDLDAPADAEVIDATGCIVLPGLVDLHTHLREPGGEEAETVETGTRAAARGGFTAVHAMANTTPTADTAGVVEQVLARGEEAGWCDVRPIGAVTVGLAGERLAELDAMATSKARVRVFSDDGKCVHDPVLMRRALEYVKTFDGVIAQHAQDPRLTEGAQMHEGIVSAEIGLAGWPAVAEESIIARDVLLAEHVGSRLHVCHLSTAGSVEIVRWAKQRGVDVTAEVTPHHLLLTDDLARGFDATYKVNPPLRTAADVQAVRDGLADGTIDIVATDHAPHPRDAKDREWDVAAFGMTGLETALPVVQATMVDTGRLTWRDVARVLSETPSRIARNETQGRPLEPGEAANVLVWDPRPSAPVVPEQQATRSANSPFRGRELPGRTVATILRGRVTVRDGQLATR, encoded by the coding sequence ATGACCGCACTTCTCCTCCGCGGCGGAAGCCCCTACGGCCAGGGCACGGCCGACGTGCTCATCGCCGACGGCCTCATCGCGGCCGTCGGTCCCGACCTCGACGCCCCCGCCGACGCCGAGGTGATCGACGCGACCGGCTGCATCGTGCTGCCCGGCCTCGTGGACCTCCACACCCACCTGCGCGAGCCCGGCGGCGAGGAGGCCGAGACCGTCGAGACCGGCACCCGGGCCGCTGCCCGCGGCGGCTTCACGGCCGTGCACGCGATGGCCAACACGACGCCCACCGCGGACACCGCGGGCGTGGTCGAGCAGGTGCTCGCGCGCGGCGAGGAGGCCGGCTGGTGCGACGTGCGCCCGATCGGCGCCGTGACCGTGGGCCTCGCGGGCGAGCGCCTCGCCGAGCTCGACGCGATGGCCACCTCGAAGGCCCGCGTGCGCGTGTTCAGCGACGACGGCAAGTGCGTGCACGACCCCGTGCTCATGCGCCGCGCCCTCGAGTACGTCAAGACCTTCGACGGGGTGATCGCCCAGCACGCCCAGGACCCACGCCTGACCGAGGGCGCCCAGATGCACGAGGGCATCGTCTCGGCCGAGATCGGGCTCGCGGGCTGGCCCGCCGTCGCCGAGGAGTCGATCATCGCGCGCGACGTGCTGCTCGCCGAGCACGTGGGCTCGCGCCTGCACGTGTGCCACCTCTCGACCGCCGGCAGCGTCGAGATCGTGCGCTGGGCCAAGCAGCGGGGCGTCGACGTGACCGCCGAGGTCACGCCCCACCACCTGCTCCTGACCGACGACCTCGCGCGCGGTTTCGACGCGACCTACAAGGTGAACCCGCCGCTGCGCACCGCCGCCGACGTGCAGGCCGTGCGCGACGGCCTCGCCGACGGCACGATCGACATCGTCGCGACCGACCACGCGCCCCATCCGCGCGACGCCAAGGACCGCGAGTGGGACGTCGCCGCCTTCGGCATGACCGGGCTCGAGACCGCGCTGCCGGTCGTGCAGGCCACGATGGTCGACACGGGCCGCCTCACCTGGCGCGACGTCGCCCGCGTGCTCTCCGAGACGCCCTCGCGGATCGCGCGCAACGAGACCCAGGGTCGTCCGCTCGAGCCGGGCGAGGCCGCCAACGTGCTCGTGTGGGACCCGCGCCCGAGCGCGCCGGTCGTGCCCGAGCAGCAGGCCACCCGCTCCGCGAACTCGCCGTTCCGCGGGCGCGAGCTGCCCGGGCGCACCGTCGCGACGATCCTGCGCGGCCGCGTCACCGTGCGCGACGGGCAGCTGGCGACCCGATGA